One stretch of Candidatus Binatia bacterium DNA includes these proteins:
- a CDS encoding iron-containing redox enzyme family protein translates to MDIEQERERVRQMYRAIKTPWQYPQFPDPPREFLPPREFVDRVKEVVLVHHTKINHPFCVKLFNGEWSVKQLHAWVKQEYHGVMQTLRNDANIVANAGTLEEIRKQLTVLIEEAGEDLCGGKYPAHPELFIRFAEGLGLTREEVMKSEPSALMQLIINDERYRGLRLTIGGLPTNLRLGERINALVFPIWAEVLNGKYGVSHEALTFFYAHAVDVDHGKVGEDIVLSRAGTLEAQREMWTHLKRGQARQWVNFDAYYQAAMQVQ, encoded by the coding sequence ATGGACATAGAGCAAGAGCGGGAAAGAGTGAGACAGATGTACCGGGCCATCAAGACGCCGTGGCAATACCCGCAGTTTCCCGACCCGCCGAGGGAGTTTCTGCCGCCGAGAGAGTTCGTCGATCGGGTGAAGGAAGTCGTGCTGGTCCATCACACCAAGATCAACCATCCGTTCTGCGTGAAGCTCTTCAACGGCGAGTGGTCGGTCAAGCAGTTGCATGCCTGGGTCAAGCAGGAGTATCACGGGGTGATGCAGACGCTTAGAAACGACGCTAATATCGTCGCCAACGCCGGCACACTGGAAGAGATCCGAAAACAGCTTACGGTGCTGATCGAAGAGGCGGGCGAGGATCTCTGTGGAGGAAAGTATCCGGCTCATCCCGAGCTTTTCATCAGGTTTGCCGAGGGGCTCGGTTTGACGCGAGAGGAAGTCATGAAATCGGAGCCGTCGGCTCTCATGCAGTTGATCATCAACGACGAGCGCTACAGAGGTTTGCGCCTCACGATCGGCGGACTCCCGACCAATCTTCGCTTGGGAGAAAGGATCAACGCGCTCGTCTTCCCGATCTGGGCCGAGGTTTTGAACGGTAAATACGGCGTGAGTCATGAGGCGTTGACGTTTTTTTACGCGCATGCCGTGGATGTCGATCATGGAAAGGTCGGCGAGGACATAGTCCTCTCCAGGGCGGGGACCTTGGAGGCGCAGCGGGAGATGTGGACCCATCTCAAGCGCGGCCAGGCGCGGCAGTGGGTCAATTTCGACGCTTACTATCAAGCTGCGATGCAAGTGCAATAA
- a CDS encoding iron ABC transporter permease, whose translation MEKSVFFEAAASQWRLNIQALLLTFLLGFVCLLVLTPLIWTLLNSFLVSKPWEPAVYGLQGWRVAFSSPGILAAVYNSFSLAIVRQLIALVAGVFLAWLLARTDVPMKRWLEFMFWFSFFIPALPVTLGWILALDPKTGLVNTWLKSLSLVDGPLFNIYSFWGIVWAHLTAGSLGVKVMFLTPAFRNLDAAFEEASRVSGADTMTTLWRIILPVMLPSIMATTTLGLIRSLETFEIELILGVPVGIDVYSTKIHDMIALDPASGLGPAAALSTFFLVFLLLLVLCQRILIARRMYATVTGRFSSRPTSLGRWRYPVFVLVLLVVLTITVVPLGFLLMGTFMSVFGFLNIPEPWTLEHWREVLRDPIFFRSVVNTLRVAFGAALGGVIIYPLIAYFIVKSRFSGKAILDFVSWLPWAVPGILLGVGLLWTFLNTPGLNALYGTAYLMILAIVIKSMPVGVQLTKSVMIQLGNELEEASSACGASWMQTYRRILLPLLSPMLMVAGLLVFNSAARDISTVVLLGTADSRTLSLLMLEWAMGTGAIEKATVIGVIVVLIVALTSIVARMLETKAAIKS comes from the coding sequence GTGGAAAAGAGCGTGTTCTTCGAAGCGGCCGCTTCCCAGTGGCGCTTAAACATCCAAGCCTTGCTCCTAACATTTCTTTTGGGCTTCGTCTGTCTCCTGGTTCTGACGCCTCTCATCTGGACCCTGTTAAACAGTTTTCTCGTATCCAAGCCATGGGAGCCCGCGGTTTATGGTCTCCAAGGCTGGCGCGTCGCTTTTTCCAGTCCCGGTATCCTGGCCGCGGTCTACAATAGTTTCTCGCTCGCGATCGTCAGGCAACTCATCGCGCTGGTCGCGGGGGTTTTTCTCGCCTGGCTCCTGGCGCGAACCGATGTGCCCATGAAGCGGTGGCTGGAATTCATGTTCTGGTTTTCCTTCTTCATCCCCGCGCTTCCGGTGACGCTCGGATGGATTTTGGCGCTCGATCCCAAGACGGGACTCGTCAACACCTGGCTCAAAAGTCTTTCCCTCGTGGACGGTCCGTTATTCAACATCTACTCGTTCTGGGGGATCGTCTGGGCTCATCTGACCGCGGGCTCGCTGGGCGTTAAAGTGATGTTCTTAACGCCCGCCTTCCGCAACCTGGACGCCGCCTTCGAGGAGGCCTCGCGGGTGTCGGGCGCGGATACCATGACGACTCTGTGGCGGATTATCTTGCCGGTGATGCTGCCGAGCATCATGGCGACCACGACCCTGGGGTTGATTCGTTCCTTGGAGACCTTCGAGATCGAGCTGATTCTGGGCGTTCCGGTGGGCATCGACGTCTATTCGACCAAGATCCACGATATGATCGCGCTCGATCCCGCGTCCGGTCTTGGACCGGCTGCGGCGTTGAGCACTTTTTTTCTCGTCTTCCTGCTCTTGCTGGTCTTGTGCCAGAGAATTCTTATTGCCCGGCGAATGTATGCCACGGTCACGGGCCGTTTCTCCAGCCGGCCGACCTCCCTGGGACGTTGGAGATATCCGGTGTTCGTCCTGGTTTTGCTGGTAGTGTTGACGATCACCGTGGTTCCTCTGGGGTTCCTGCTCATGGGGACCTTCATGAGCGTTTTTGGCTTTTTGAATATTCCAGAGCCCTGGACACTTGAGCACTGGCGTGAAGTTCTCCGCGACCCGATTTTTTTTCGCTCGGTCGTGAATACGTTGAGGGTGGCCTTCGGGGCCGCGCTCGGCGGCGTGATTATCTATCCGCTGATCGCATACTTTATTGTCAAAAGCCGATTTTCAGGTAAAGCTATCCTTGACTTTGTTTCCTGGCTTCCATGGGCGGTGCCCGGGATCCTGCTCGGCGTCGGTCTTTTGTGGACCTTTCTCAACACGCCCGGGTTGAACGCACTTTATGGAACCGCTTACTTGATGATTCTTGCGATCGTGATCAAGAGCATGCCGGTCGGGGTTCAGTTGACCAAGAGCGTCATGATTCAACTAGGAAATGAGCTGGAGGAGGCGTCGAGCGCTTGCGGCGCGTCGTGGATGCAAACTTACCGGCGCATTCTCCTCCCTCTGCTATCGCCCATGCTGATGGTAGCCGGGCTGCTGGTTTTTAATTCCGCCGCGAGGGATATCAGCACCGTCGTGCTTCTGGGAACGGCGGATTCGAGAACGCTCTCATTGCTCATGTTGGAATGGGCCATGGGGACGGGCGCAATCGAAAAGGCAACCGTGATAGGAGTGATCGTCGTCCTTATTGTCGCGCTGACTTCCATCGTCGCTCGGATGCTGGAAACAAAGGCCGCGATAAAATCGTAA
- a CDS encoding extracellular solute-binding protein produces the protein MFEHSLRLLFASVVAVIAVAGLVSAAEAPKTNWKAEWDKVVAAAKKERRVVVAESGGAGAETRRLYTEGFQKQFPEIRVDLTVSGGEGSIAPRMLTERKAGRFEWDVLTGGTTTPIEYLLPAGVLDPIRPALMLPEVTDPSKWFGGQIDFADKAGNHVLVFGGYVKPPFAFNSKLVSKKDIDSYWDLLEPRWKGKTVLHDPRRPGSGLAAVTFWYGWGDKGKEFIRRYLTEQDVKLTGNYRQQLEWLARGDYVIGIGHNNSVMQDLLSKGLPLAQFTADDIKEANYVTAAIASVSLVNRAPRPNAAKVFINWLLTKETLAAWSKVTGFWSRRTDVSHDHLDPGLIPKIEKMSSYQLNYKEDWVEKREEIVKFLNKLIKQ, from the coding sequence ATGTTTGAACATTCACTGCGCCTTCTATTTGCGTCGGTCGTCGCCGTCATCGCCGTAGCCGGCCTGGTTTCGGCCGCGGAGGCGCCCAAGACAAACTGGAAGGCGGAATGGGATAAAGTCGTCGCCGCGGCCAAAAAGGAAAGGCGTGTGGTGGTGGCAGAGTCCGGCGGCGCGGGAGCCGAGACCCGGCGCCTCTACACCGAGGGATTTCAAAAGCAGTTCCCGGAAATCAGAGTGGATCTCACGGTCTCCGGCGGCGAGGGGAGCATTGCGCCCCGGATGCTCACAGAGAGAAAGGCGGGGAGATTCGAATGGGATGTGCTTACCGGCGGCACCACGACGCCGATCGAATACTTGCTGCCCGCAGGCGTGCTCGACCCGATTCGCCCCGCGCTGATGCTTCCTGAAGTCACCGATCCGAGCAAGTGGTTCGGCGGGCAGATCGACTTCGCCGACAAAGCCGGCAACCACGTCCTCGTCTTCGGCGGCTACGTGAAGCCTCCATTCGCATTTAATTCAAAACTCGTGAGCAAAAAAGACATCGATTCCTACTGGGACCTGCTCGAGCCGAGATGGAAAGGAAAGACCGTCCTGCACGACCCGCGGCGTCCGGGTTCCGGCCTGGCGGCCGTGACGTTTTGGTACGGCTGGGGCGATAAGGGGAAGGAATTCATCCGCCGCTATCTGACCGAGCAGGACGTGAAATTGACAGGGAACTACCGGCAACAGTTGGAATGGTTGGCGCGCGGGGACTATGTGATCGGCATCGGACACAACAATTCAGTCATGCAGGACCTTCTGAGCAAAGGATTGCCGCTCGCGCAGTTCACCGCCGACGATATCAAGGAGGCCAACTATGTGACGGCCGCGATCGCCAGCGTGAGTCTCGTGAACCGCGCCCCGCGCCCGAATGCGGCCAAGGTCTTCATCAACTGGCTGCTCACCAAGGAAACGCTAGCCGCATGGAGCAAAGTGACGGGATTTTGGAGCCGGCGAACGGACGTATCCCACGACCATCTGGATCCGGGCTTGATCCCCAAGATAGAAAAGATGTCCAGTTACCAGTTGAACTACAAAGAAGACTGGGTAGAGAAGCGCGAGGAAATCGTCAAGTTTTTAAACAAATTGATCAAGCAATAA